In the Oscillatoria salina IIICB1 genome, GACTTTTGGGTAATTGTGATTAATTATGGGATAATTTGGCGATTGAGATTTAACCATATAACTAAGCTCTAGGGAAACATTTTCTCTTGGAGGCTAGATGTATATTCATTTTACTTAGCTCTCCTGAAGCATAATTTTTTGGCTCTAGCAAGCTCCTCTTTTGACTATTATGCCTCAACCAGTTCCCGGAATGCTGGCGATCGCTAAATTTCTTGGGGACTGGTGAGGTGGGGACTGGGTTCAGTGAACAGTTATCAGTTATCAGTTATCAGTTTATACTCCTTGTCTCCCTAATCCCCAATCCCTAATCCCTAATCCCCAATCCCTAATCCCTAATCCCCAATCCCTAATCCCTAATCCCTAATCCCTAATCCCCAATCCCCAATCCCCAATCCCTAGTCCCCAGTCCCCAATCCCTAATCCCCAATCCCCAATCCCTAGTCCCTAATCTGAAGACACTTCTGTAGCTTCAACTTCGATCGCTTCGGGAGCGGAGCTAGTTTCTGTTTGCTCGGTTTGTTCAGCTTCTGCGGCTTTGGCTGCGGTTTCTGCTGCGAGGGAACCTTTGGGAACTAATTCGACGTTAGCTTTTTCTCTGAGCCAGTCGAGGGCTTTTTCTTTGCGTAAGTCGTCGGTGACAAAATCCCGCAATTTGTCTTCGTCAACTTCGCGATCGCTTAATTGTTCTTTTACCTCTTCCATACGGGTTTGGAGGTCTTCAGGAGCGACTTCGAGGGATTCACGTTTCGCGACTTCCAGCAAAGCGAGGGATTGTTTGAGACGGGCGATCGCATCGGGACGCGATCGCTCTCTCATCGCAGGCATATTTTCTTTGGTAAACAGTTGGCGCACGTCCATGCCATACTGTTGCATCTGCATTGCTGTTTGAGTGAGAACTGTTTCTACTTCCCGTTCGATCGTGGTTTCGGGAAGTTCCACTTCTGCTACTTCTACCAGCGCGTCAACAATTGCTGATTCAATGCTATTTTTCGTTTCTCGCTCAGCTTTTTCTTGAAATTGAGTTTCGATCGACTCGCGTAACTCTGCCATTGTTTCAAATTCGCTTACTTCCGCCGCGAAGTCGTCATCTAACTCTGGCAATTCTTTTTCCTTGAGTTCTTTCAGCGTAACGGTAAAAATCACCTCTTTACCCGCTAAATCTTCTCTGGGATAGTCTTCTGGAAATGTCACTGGAATTTCTTTAGTTTCCCCCGGATTCATTCCCTCTATACCTTGGGTTAAGCCTTCGATAAATCTTTCTGGTTCGAGTTCCAGTTGAAAATCTTTCGCCTCAGCCCCAGAAAGTTCTTCGGCTTCTTCTCCCTCAGCAGTAGCATAGCGACCTTGATAATCAACGATCGCCACATCTCCTGGTTGCGCGGGACGACCTTCAACGGGAATTAAGGTTGCTTGTTCTACTCGCTTGCTTTCGAGAAATTCATCCACCTCCTTGGGTTCGTAAACCGTTTCCTCGGCTTTGACGCTTAAGTTGCTGTAATCTCCTAAATTAACTTCCGGAGGAACGTCTACCGAAGCCAAAAACGTTAAGGTTTCTCCAGGTTCGTACTTTTCGATCAACTCCTCAAAGTTGGAACGAAGTTGATAATTGCCCAGGACTGCTAATGATTCTTGTTCAACCGCTTGTTGCAGGCTTTCTTGAATTAACTCTTCGAGGACTGTCGCTTTGATGCGTTGAGGTCCCAATCGCTGTAACAAAACTTTACGCGGTACTTTACCCTTACGAAACCCAGGCAGATTTACCGAGCGGGCAAGGTTTCGCAAGACTTTTTCGTAGGTTTGTTTGCTCTTTTCGGCGGGAATTTCTATTTCCAGACCAATCTGACTAGCGGGAAGCTTTTCCTGGGTGACTTTCATGGATACTTTTTTGTGACAACTAAAGTAATTTTTGACTGGGATTCCCATTTCTGGGAATAAAGATTAAGCTAAATTTAAGAATCCTTATGATATCCTAGTTTGGCAACCAGCTTGCAAGAGATCGGCGGTGCAAAGGTGGTTAGCTCTGGGTTAACCTATTCTCTAATACTCTAATAGTATCGAGTGTGTGTTTGGGTTGCAATCTGACTAGCGGGTTAGGATGATTGGCGCTTTCACCAAATCTCCGCTCGCAGTTAAGGCAAGGTAAGATTTTTGAGTAACAAGCAAGGAGATCCCGCTTGAGGTTCTTTCTAGCTTGACTAGCGCCTCCGAAAATTGTCTAACCCAAGTTCGCCATCACTTTCGGTTTTAAGCGATGAATAAACTATTAAAATGAAAAGATGAGCAATCAATTTGCCGAAATTAAACTGAATTAATTATAAAAGCCCGGAAGAGAAACATATTATTAAACATTTGTCAATAAGCAAAAAAATATTAACATCACTCAATTAACCAGAGAAAAAACGGAGGGTCTAAATTTGTCAAGTAAAATTAATGTTGCGATTCTTGGTGCCACAGGAGCAGTAGGTACTGAATTGCTCGAACTATTGGCAAGTCGTCAATTTCCAGTAAACAAGCTGAAATTGTTGGCTTCTCCTCGTTCAGCCGGAACGAAGCTTAGTTTCCGAGGGGAAGAGTTAACAGTAGAAGCAGTAGGTGATGATTCTTTCGCGGATGTAGATTTAGTTTTGGCATCGGCTGGGGGTTCAACCTCGAAAGTTTATGCTCCCAAAGCTGTCGCCGCCGGAGCGGTAGTAGTGGACAATTCTAGTGCTTTTCGTCTTGACCCGAATGTGCCATTGATTGTCCCGGAAATCAATCCAGAAGCGGCAAAAGCACATCAGGGAATCATTGCTAATCCTAACTGTACGACGATTTTAATGGCGATCGCCGTTTACCCACTGCATCAAGTAAGCCCGGTAAAACGGATTGTGGTGGCTACTTATCAGTCAGCTTCGGGTGCAGGTGCGCGGGCGATGGAAGAGGTGAAAACCCAGGCACAAGCAATTTTAAATGGAGAGACAGCCAAACCAGAAATTTTTCCGCACGCGATCGCCTTTAATTTATTTCCGCATAACTCGCCGCTCAATGACAACGGCTATTGCGAGGAAGAAATGAAAATGGTCAACGAAACTCGCAAAATTTTTAACGCCCCAGAATTGCGCGTTAGTGCTACTTGCGTGCGGGTTCCCGTACTTCGCGCTCATTCAGAAGCCGTTAATTTAGAATTTGCCCAACCTTTTAATCGGGATCGCGCTAGAGAGATTTTGGCAAAAGCTCCTGGAGTAAAATTAGTAGAAGATTGGGGTGCAAATTACTTCCCGATGCCAGTAGATGCAACAAATCGGGATGAAGTTTTAGTCGGGAGAATTCGCCAAGATATTTCTCACGAATGCGGCTTAGAATTGTGGTTGTGTGGCGACCAAATTCGCAAAGGTGCTGCTTTAAATGCAGTCCAGATCGCAGAATTATTGGTGAAAGAAAATTTGCTGCGCTCGGCAGCAACAGTGTCAGTATAAAACTAAAACAAAAGTAAAAATGAGCAATGACAGTTGAACTATTTGGACGGGTAATTACCGCAATGGTGACACCGTTTGCTGAAGATGGCAGCGTGGATTATGGTGTTGCTGAAAAGCTAGCCGCACATCTAGCAGAAAATGGTAGTGATGGAATCTTGGTTTGTGGTACTACCGGAGAATCTCCGACTTTAACTTGGTCAGAAGAGTATCAGTTATTTCAGGTAGTGCAAAAAGCAGTCCGAGGTAAAGCAAAAGTAATCGCCGGAACAGGATCGAATTCTACTCGCGAAGCGATCGCCGCAACCCAAAAAGCTGCTAAACTAGGATTAGATGGCTCTTTGCAAGTGGTTCCCTATTACAATAAACCACCTCAAGCAGGACTTGAATTGCACTTTCGCTCGATTGCTCTTGCTTGTCCCGATTTGCCAATAATGCTTTACAATATTCCCAGTCGTACGGGTCAAAATCTGCAACCAGAAACAGTTGCTAAACTAGCAGAAATAGATAATATTGTGGCAATAAAAGAAGCTAGTGGTAACTTAGATAATGTAAGTCAAATTCGAGTTAATACCTCTGAGTCTTTTGGAATTTATTCTGGTGACGACAATCTGACTTTACCAATTTTGTCTGTAGGTGGAACGGGAGTTATAAGCGTTGCTAGTCATTTGGTTGGAGATAAGTTACAAAAGGCGATCGGTAATTTTGTAGTTGGAAAAACTGCTGAAGCAAGTAAAATTCATGGTGAATTATTGTCTTTATTTAAAGCTCTTTTTTGTATCACAAATCCGATTCCCATTAAAGCAGCTTTGACGATGCAAGGGTGGAATGTAGGTAGCGTTCGTCCGCCTCTTTGCGAAATCCCTCCAGATTTAAAAGCAAAATTAGAAAAAGTTTTACAGGAACTGGCATTGCTGTAGATTTGGCGAGCAAAAATTAAAGAAGAGAAATTGCCAAAGTGAGCGAAAAAAGTTGGCTGCCGACCCATTGTTTATCCTGAAAAAAACCAAGGGTAAATTAATCACAAATTTGGTTAGAGGTTAAGTAACTAATTAACTGTCAACAAAAAGAAAAAGTTAATTAACAAAAGTTTTAGAACAGACGAAAGTGTCAAAAAAGGAGATACATGAGTAAGAAAGAATCAAAACCAACAGTAAAAATTATTCCTCTCGGTGGATTACACGAAATTGGGAAGAATACTTGCATCTTTGAATACGAAGACGAAATGATTTTGTTAGATGCAGGGATTGGTTTTCCCTCGGATGATATGCACGGAGTTAATATCGTTTTACCCGATATGACTTATGTGCGGGAAAATAGCCATAAAATAAAAGGAGCGATCGTGACCCACGGTCACGAAGACCATATTGGCGGTATAGCTTATCATTTGAAGCAATTTGACATTCCGGTGATTCACGGTCCAAGATTGGCGATCGCCTTATTGCAAGACAAAATAGAAGAAGCTGGAGTTAGCGATCGCACCAAACTCAAAACCGTTGTTCCTCGCGATATCGTCAGAATTGGGAAATCATTCTTTGTTGAGTTTATTCGCAATACCCACTCAATCGCGGATAGCTTTACCGTCGCAATTCACACCCCCATCGGCGTAATTATTCACACAGGTGACTTTAAAGTTGACCATACTCCCGTCGATGGTGAATTTTATGACTTTCATCGCCTCGCCGAACATGGTGAAAAAGGTGTATTGTGCTTATTAAGCGATTCTACCAACGCCGAAGTTCCGGGATTTACTCCTTCAGAAAGGTCGGTTTATCCTAACTTAGACCGAATTATGGGTCAGGCTGAAGGACGCTTGATGATTACTACCTTTGCTTCTTCGGTACATCGGATCAATATGATCTTGGAATTAGCGCAAAAGCATAATCGCGTGGTTTCGGTTTTGGGTAGGTCAATGTTAAACGTGATTGCTCATGCACGCAAACTGGGTTATATTAATTGTCCCGATCGCTTGTTTGAACCGATCAAAGCCGTTCGCAATTTACCCGACGAGAAAGTGCTGATTTTAATGACAGGTTCTCAAGGAGAAACCTTAGCTGCAACCACTCGCATTGCTAAAGGCGAACACCGACAAGTTAAAATTAAGTCAGGCGATACGGTCGTATTTTCCGCTAATCCGATTCCTGGTAATACTCTAGCCGTGGTTGATGTAATTGACCGCTTGATGATGCAAGGTGCAAAAGTAGTTTACGGTCGTCATCATGGAATTCACGTTTCTGGTCACGGAGCGCAAGAAGACCAGAAATTGATGTTAGGCTTGACAAAACCCAAGTTTTTCGTTCCCGTTCACGGTCAGTATCGAATGCTAGTCGCTCATTCTAAGACGGCGAAAAGCATGGGTGTCCCCGAAGAAAATATGGTGATTATTAACAATGGGGATGTGATTGAATTGACGGCTGATAGTATTGGTATTGGCGGTCAAGTACCATCGGGTATTCAATTGGTCGATCGCGCGGGAATTGTTCACGAAAATGTGATGCAAGAACGTCAGCAATTGGCTGAAGATGGGGTAATTACTGTTGCGGCTGCGGTTGACTGGGAAGGTAAATTGTTAGCGAAACCAGAAATTCATTTGCGAGGTGTGGTGACATCGGTTGAGCGATCGCTGTTGCGCGAATTAACCACTCGAACGATTGAAAGGACATTAAGCGATCGCTGGGCGGAATTTGCTCATACTTTTGATGGCGAATTAGAAGTAGATTGGACAGGTTTAAGAACCGAAATTGAAACAGCTTTACAGCGACTTATTCGCCGCGAACTCAATATCTTCCCCTTGGTAGTTTTCTTAAGTCAAACTCCCGAACAACCTTTGGTTAAAGCCTCTAGTCGCCGTCGTCGGCGTTCTACCGCTCAAATTGCTTCTTAATTGAGTTTTTTTTAACATCAATTGAGGTTTTTGTCAAGATGTGACTCGGAACTTCTGGGTCGCATTTTTTCTTGTCTAAATCAATCAGTTAGATCTCTCTCCAGTAGCATCCCTCGACACACAAGGTATAGAATGTAAAAAATCCCCTCTCCTTGCAGGGGGTTGGGGAGAGGTCATCTTCCCAAATATTCTCAAATTTTGAGACCGGTAAATGAAAAAGACAATCAAGAAACGCCTAGGATTATTATTAATCTTCTTAACTACTTTTTCTAGTAGTTGGCAAATTCAGACTGTACAAGCTAATTCCACAACTAACAGCGAAATCGCCCAAACAACAAATTTTCAGCAACATTTTGACAGCTTAGGTGTTAACGGTTCAGTCCTTATTTATGACTTAAATCGAGACACTTTTTATCAACACAACCCTAATCGTAACTCCACAGCTTTTTCACCCGCTTCAACCTTCAAAATATTTAATTCCTTAGTAGCTTTAGAAACAGATGTAATTAAAGATGATGTAGATGTTTTAACTTGGGATGGAATTGAAAGAGGCTTTAATCCCTCTCTCATGAAAGTCTGGAATCAAGATTTAAACCTGCGTCTAGCTTTTAAGTATTCAGCCGTCTGGTTTTATCAAGTTCTTGCGCGGAGAATTGGCTATGAAAGAATGCAGAATTTTATTAATCAAGTTCAGTATGGTAATCAAAATATTGGGACAGCAGAATCAATCGATCGCTTTTGGTTAGATGCTGAATTACAAATTACTCCCCAAGAACAAATTAACTTTTTGCGTCGTCTTTATGAAAACAATTTGCCTTTTCAGCAGCGCAATATTGAGATAGTCAAAGACATTATGATTATGGAACAAACACCTAATTACACTCTGCGCGCAAAAACAGGTTTAACTCCTAAAGTAGGCTGGTATGTGGGTTACTTAGAACAGAATGATAATGTTTATTTCTTCGCTACTAATCTCAATGTTATTGCCGAAAAAGACATTGCTGCGAGAATAGAAATTACTAGACTGAGTTTACAAGAACTCGGACTTTTGTAATTTTTTCAGTTTTTCCTACTTTTTTAACTTTTTTAGTTAGATAAATAGTTGATTACAATCCGAGTAAGTATCAACACTGTACCAATTTATCATCTTTCTAAAGTTCGATCTACAGCAGATATAAGTAGATCGTCTTTTTTTAATCTTTAATTATTTTTATCTTAATTTTTTATTTATTAATTCTTAATCTAATTAAGATAAGTTATTTAACTGGCGATAACTTCGCAGAAAGGGAATATTAAAGCAATCGAGGGTTAACACAGTTCGTTAACGTCTAGTTATTAGTTAGTCGAAATGGAGATTATTTCCGGATAAATTAGCCAGATTAACAATTCTAGACAATTGGTTTGTGATTTAGTTGATTTTGTGAATATGTAAGGCGATATCTTGTCAACTTTGTCTCGATTTTACTTACAAATAAGAAAGCAAAATCAACTAGATTTCCTGGTTTAAGTTATAGCAAATCTAATGATAATTTGCCGAAAAAGGCTGATTAGCGAAAGTAAATTCTTGGAAGTGGGGTTGAAATCAAACCCAAATAGTGAGGAGTAAATAAATTAGAAAAATGGTGCAAATTAACGAAATTCGCATTGACCAACCTGACACTGATAACGATGAATACTTTGAGTTAACCGGAGATGCAAGTACATCTCTAGATAACTTAACCTATCTAGTTATTGGTGATGGAACTAACGGTAGTGGAGTTATTGAAGCTGTAGTTGACTTAAGTAGTAATACAATTAACAACGAAGGTTTCTTTTTGGCTGCGGAAAATACCTTTTCCCTAGCAACACCGGACTTAATAACTGACCTAAATTTTGAAAATAGCGATAATGTTACTCATCTACTTGTAGAAGGTTTTACAGGTAGCAATGGTGACGATTTAGACACGGATGATGATGGAACTCTTGATGTTATTCCTTGGTCATCAATTGTAGATTCAGTAGCCTTAATTGAATCAGAAACAAGCGGCGAAATCGTTTATAGTGATATTATTGTCGGACCAGATGGTAGTTTTGTCCCAGGACATATTTATCGTCTTCCTGATGATAGTGGTAACTGGAATATTGGTGGTTTTACTCTCAATACTAACGATACTCCTGGTACTTCCAACGATCCTACACCCCCACCTGAAGAAACTGTTCCTATCTACGAAATTCAAGGTTTAAATATTACTTCACCTCTGGCTGGGAATAATGTTACTACCACAGGTATCGTTACTGCTGTTGATAGTAATGGTTTTTACCTCCAAGATCCAGTAGGTGATGGTATTTCTGCTACTTCTGATGGTATTTTTGTCTTTACTGGTAGTCAACCAACAGTTAGCGTTGGTGATGAATTAGAAGTAGAAGGAACAGTTACAGAATTTTTTCCTGGTGGTGAAAGTACGGGTAATCTTTCCACTACACAAATTACCAGTTCCACAGTAACTATTTTATCAAGTGATAATCTTTTACCCGACCCAATTTTAATTGGTGGTGATGGAAGGATACCACCGACAGCAATTATTAACCCAAACGGGATAGAATTCTCTGAAAGTTTAGAAGGAATGCTAGTAACAGTAAATGATGCTGTTGCTGTTAGTCCAACTAATCGTTTTGGGGAAATATTCACCGTCGTTGATAATGGAGAAGCTGCGACTGGAATCAGCGATCGCGGTACGATCAATATTAGCCCGGAAGATTTCAACCCCGAACGAGTACAAATTCAGTTCGACGACGATTTATTACCAGATTTTGCCCCACAAGTCAAGGTCGGAGACGTTCTTGGTGACGTTACCGGAGTAGTTAGTTATGCTTTCGGTAACTTTGAAGTTTTAGTCACCGAAGAATTTACACCTACCGAAGGAAATTTAGAACCAGAAACCACAGATTTAGTAGCAACAGAAACCAAATTAACAGTTGCTAGTTATAATGTCCTCAACCTCGACCCCAACGACGCTGACGGTGACGAAGATATAGCCAACGGACAATTTGCAAATATCGCCAATCAAATCGTTACCAACCTGCAAACTCCTGATATTATCGCCTTACAAGAAATTCAAGACAATAGCGGTTCAACTGACGACGGAACCACTGCTGCTGACGTTACCTTACAAACCTTAACTGACGCAATTGTTACCGCAGGTGGAGTTAATTATAGCTTTATCGATGCACCAACAAATAATAACGAAAATGGCGGACAACCTGGTGGTAATATTCGTGTTGCTTACCTTTATAATCCCGCTCGAGTTAACTTGGTTTCCGGTTCTGTGGAAATCGTTACCGATGCAGATCTCAGCGACGGAGACGCTTTCGAGGACAGCCGCAAACCCTTAGCTGCTACCTTTGAATTTGCAGGTGAAGAAGTTACACTTATCAACAATCACTTCTCTTCTAAAAGTGGTAGTACCCCCTTATTTAGTACAGAACCACCAGTAAATGGTAGCGAAGACGAACGCATCGCCCAAGCTGAAGTTGTTAATAATTATGTTGACGATATTTTAGCAGCAAATGCTGAAGCTAACGTCATTGTTTTAGGTGACTTAAATGAATTTGAGTTTGAAACTGCTGTAGAAATTCTTGAAGGTGACATTCTCACCAATCTAACCGAAACTTTACCCGAAGACGAACGCTACACCTTTATTTTTCAAGGTAATTCTCAGTCACTCGACCACATTTTAATTAGCAATAATCTCGCTGAAGAAGCCGAGTTTGACATCGTTCATGTAAATACCGAATTTGCCGATGCAGCTAGCGATCACGATCCTTTAATAGTTAGCGTTGATTTGCAAGCCGAAACTACTACCTTTGCAGCAGTTAACGACGATG is a window encoding:
- the tig gene encoding trigger factor, with product MKVTQEKLPASQIGLEIEIPAEKSKQTYEKVLRNLARSVNLPGFRKGKVPRKVLLQRLGPQRIKATVLEELIQESLQQAVEQESLAVLGNYQLRSNFEELIEKYEPGETLTFLASVDVPPEVNLGDYSNLSVKAEETVYEPKEVDEFLESKRVEQATLIPVEGRPAQPGDVAIVDYQGRYATAEGEEAEELSGAEAKDFQLELEPERFIEGLTQGIEGMNPGETKEIPVTFPEDYPREDLAGKEVIFTVTLKELKEKELPELDDDFAAEVSEFETMAELRESIETQFQEKAERETKNSIESAIVDALVEVAEVELPETTIEREVETVLTQTAMQMQQYGMDVRQLFTKENMPAMRERSRPDAIARLKQSLALLEVAKRESLEVAPEDLQTRMEEVKEQLSDREVDEDKLRDFVTDDLRKEKALDWLREKANVELVPKGSLAAETAAKAAEAEQTEQTETSSAPEAIEVEATEVSSD
- the blaOXA gene encoding class D beta-lactamase; translation: MKKTIKKRLGLLLIFLTTFSSSWQIQTVQANSTTNSEIAQTTNFQQHFDSLGVNGSVLIYDLNRDTFYQHNPNRNSTAFSPASTFKIFNSLVALETDVIKDDVDVLTWDGIERGFNPSLMKVWNQDLNLRLAFKYSAVWFYQVLARRIGYERMQNFINQVQYGNQNIGTAESIDRFWLDAELQITPQEQINFLRRLYENNLPFQQRNIEIVKDIMIMEQTPNYTLRAKTGLTPKVGWYVGYLEQNDNVYFFATNLNVIAEKDIAARIEITRLSLQELGLL
- the dapA gene encoding 4-hydroxy-tetrahydrodipicolinate synthase, producing the protein MTVELFGRVITAMVTPFAEDGSVDYGVAEKLAAHLAENGSDGILVCGTTGESPTLTWSEEYQLFQVVQKAVRGKAKVIAGTGSNSTREAIAATQKAAKLGLDGSLQVVPYYNKPPQAGLELHFRSIALACPDLPIMLYNIPSRTGQNLQPETVAKLAEIDNIVAIKEASGNLDNVSQIRVNTSESFGIYSGDDNLTLPILSVGGTGVISVASHLVGDKLQKAIGNFVVGKTAEASKIHGELLSLFKALFCITNPIPIKAALTMQGWNVGSVRPPLCEIPPDLKAKLEKVLQELALL
- a CDS encoding aspartate-semialdehyde dehydrogenase, producing the protein MSSKINVAILGATGAVGTELLELLASRQFPVNKLKLLASPRSAGTKLSFRGEELTVEAVGDDSFADVDLVLASAGGSTSKVYAPKAVAAGAVVVDNSSAFRLDPNVPLIVPEINPEAAKAHQGIIANPNCTTILMAIAVYPLHQVSPVKRIVVATYQSASGAGARAMEEVKTQAQAILNGETAKPEIFPHAIAFNLFPHNSPLNDNGYCEEEMKMVNETRKIFNAPELRVSATCVRVPVLRAHSEAVNLEFAQPFNRDRAREILAKAPGVKLVEDWGANYFPMPVDATNRDEVLVGRIRQDISHECGLELWLCGDQIRKGAALNAVQIAELLVKENLLRSAATVSV
- a CDS encoding ribonuclease J; the encoded protein is MSKKESKPTVKIIPLGGLHEIGKNTCIFEYEDEMILLDAGIGFPSDDMHGVNIVLPDMTYVRENSHKIKGAIVTHGHEDHIGGIAYHLKQFDIPVIHGPRLAIALLQDKIEEAGVSDRTKLKTVVPRDIVRIGKSFFVEFIRNTHSIADSFTVAIHTPIGVIIHTGDFKVDHTPVDGEFYDFHRLAEHGEKGVLCLLSDSTNAEVPGFTPSERSVYPNLDRIMGQAEGRLMITTFASSVHRINMILELAQKHNRVVSVLGRSMLNVIAHARKLGYINCPDRLFEPIKAVRNLPDEKVLILMTGSQGETLAATTRIAKGEHRQVKIKSGDTVVFSANPIPGNTLAVVDVIDRLMMQGAKVVYGRHHGIHVSGHGAQEDQKLMLGLTKPKFFVPVHGQYRMLVAHSKTAKSMGVPEENMVIINNGDVIELTADSIGIGGQVPSGIQLVDRAGIVHENVMQERQQLAEDGVITVAAAVDWEGKLLAKPEIHLRGVVTSVERSLLRELTTRTIERTLSDRWAEFAHTFDGELEVDWTGLRTEIETALQRLIRRELNIFPLVVFLSQTPEQPLVKASSRRRRRSTAQIAS